One window of the Acinetobacter equi genome contains the following:
- a CDS encoding DUF1833 family protein has product MTDYTAFFLNNSGGVVQLECLEISHPSFSKTFRYIRNDEDGMIIGGLSYKYQPMSIKRSNVTNDLEQRLSITLADMEDEFMNAIENIRTSSSPRVKPKIVFKIYRDDDLSAPMIEMQTLEVPTISKDSTGLVTFDAQAPELNAVRTGRLYTFEDYPLLRGI; this is encoded by the coding sequence ATGACGGATTACACAGCATTTTTTCTTAATAATTCAGGTGGGGTTGTTCAACTTGAATGCCTTGAAATATCACACCCAAGTTTTTCTAAAACCTTTCGTTATATTCGGAATGATGAAGATGGGATGATTATTGGTGGTCTTTCCTATAAGTACCAACCTATGTCAATCAAACGATCTAATGTGACGAATGATTTAGAGCAACGGTTATCTATTACGCTTGCTGATATGGAAGATGAATTTATGAATGCGATTGAAAACATTCGTACTTCATCTAGTCCAAGAGTAAAACCAAAGATTGTTTTTAAAATCTATCGTGATGATGATTTATCAGCACCAATGATTGAAATGCAAACTTTGGAAGTTCCAACAATATCTAAAGACAGCACAGGGCTTGTGACATTTGATGCTCAAGCACCTGAATTGAACGCAGTTAGAACAGGTCGCCTTTATACCTTTGAAGATTATCCGTTATTACGTGGAATTTAA